A single genomic interval of Caretta caretta isolate rCarCar2 chromosome 23, rCarCar1.hap1, whole genome shotgun sequence harbors:
- the MBOAT7 gene encoding membrane-bound acylglycerophosphatidylinositol O-acyltransferase MBOAT7 isoform X2 encodes MVTFFGLPAPTPFTNAVQLLLTLKMVSLANEVQEISQAKKQDVTSFTKVPALGLIPSVPGLGPTLCYGYCYVGLMTGPFYRYRTYLDWLQQPDSQAIPSWRPLLARARLVPVYGLLFLGAAWLFPLDYVRSEAFDARALPFRLFYMVPIFFVFRMRFYVAWLCAECGCIAAAFGAYPTAARSRPGGGPTAHCPSTEEGAPGAAPPEYDYETIKNIDPYGTDFCVRVRDGMRYWNMTVQWWLAQYIYKNAPFRSYVMRSGWTMLISAYWHGLHPGYYLSFLTIPLCLAAEGALEAGLRGRRGAAPEPEPERSGGAWLHWFLKMRAYDYMCMGFVLRELGPTLRYWWAVYFCVHLGALGLLLLGRALPRSAPRAAEGPRRAGPLGGGE; translated from the exons ATGGTGACTTTCTTCGGGCTGccggcccccacccccttcaccaacgccgtgcagctgctgctgaccctcaag ATGGTGAGCCTGGCCAATGAGGTGCAGGAGATCAGCCAGGCCAAGAAGCAGGACGTGACCTCCTTCACCAAGGTCCCCGCCCTTGGGCTGATCCCCAGCGTGCCGGGGCTGGGCCCGACCCTCTGCTACGGTTACTGCTACGTGGGGCTCATGACAG GCCCCTTCTACCGCTACAGGACCTACCTGGACTGGCTGCAGCAGCCGGACTCCCAGGCCATCCCCAgctggcgccccctgctggcgcGGGCCCGGCTGGTCCCGGTctacgggctgctcttcctggggGCCGCGTGGCTCTTCCCGCTGGACTACGTGCGGAGCGAGGCCTTCGACGCCCGGGCGCTGCCCTTCCGCCTCTTCTACATGGTGCCCATCTTCTTCGTCTTCCGCATGCGCTTCTACGTGGCCTGGCTCTGCGCAGAGTGCGGCTGCATCGCGGCTGCCTTTGGGGCCTACCCCACGGCCGCCCGCTCCCGCCCCGGCGGGGGCCCCACCGCCCACTGCCCCAG cacggaggagggggctccaggggcgGCGCCCCCTGAGTACGACTACGAGACCATCAAGAACATCGACCCGTACGGCACCGACTTCTGCGTGCGGGTGCGGGACGGCATGCGGTACTGGAACATGACCGTGCAGTGGTGGCTGGCCCAATACATCTACAAGAACGCCCCCTTCCGCTCCTACGTCATGAG gagcGGCTGGACCATGCTGATTTCGGCCTATTGGCACGGCCTGCACCCCGGCTACTACCTCAGCTTCCTGACCATCCCGCTGTGCCTGGCGGCCGAGGGGGCGCTGGAGGCCGGGCTGCGGGGGCGCCGGGGGGCGgcgccggagccggagccggagcgcTCGGGGGGCGCCTGGCTGCACTGGTTCCTCAAGATGCGGGCCTACGACTACATGTGCATGGGCTTCGTTCTGCGGGAGCTGGGCCCCACCCTGCGCTACTGGTGGGCCGTCTACTTCTGCGTCCACCTCGGGGCCctgggcctgctgctgctgggccgcgccctgccccgctctgccccccgcGCCGCCGAGGGGCCGCGCCGAGCGGGgccgctggggggcggggaataG
- the MBOAT7 gene encoding membrane-bound acylglycerophosphatidylinositol O-acyltransferase MBOAT7 isoform X1 codes for MTPEEWTYLTVLLFSIPIGFVFKRGGYRVKQFGGAAVGLLLTLITCNIHTLHSLVTILGTWVILSLSPRSCHYLTLGWTFSYLLFFRMVTFFGLPAPTPFTNAVQLLLTLKMVSLANEVQEISQAKKQDVTSFTKVPALGLIPSVPGLGPTLCYGYCYVGLMTGPFYRYRTYLDWLQQPDSQAIPSWRPLLARARLVPVYGLLFLGAAWLFPLDYVRSEAFDARALPFRLFYMVPIFFVFRMRFYVAWLCAECGCIAAAFGAYPTAARSRPGGGPTAHCPSTEEGAPGAAPPEYDYETIKNIDPYGTDFCVRVRDGMRYWNMTVQWWLAQYIYKNAPFRSYVMRSGWTMLISAYWHGLHPGYYLSFLTIPLCLAAEGALEAGLRGRRGAAPEPEPERSGGAWLHWFLKMRAYDYMCMGFVLRELGPTLRYWWAVYFCVHLGALGLLLLGRALPRSAPRAAEGPRRAGPLGGGE; via the exons ATGACCCCGGAGGAGTGGACCTACCTGACCGTGCTGCTTTTCTCTATCCCCATTGGCTTTGTCTTCAAGAGAGGGG gatACCGAGTGAAGCAGTTTGGGGGGGCAGCCGTGGGGCTGCTCCTGACGCTGATCACCTGCAACATCCACACCTTGCACTCCCTGGTCACCATCCTGGGCACATGGGTCATCCTCAGCCTCTCCCCCCG gtcctgtcACTACCTGACCCTCGGCTGGACCTTCTCCTATCTACTCTTCTTCCGGATGGTGACTTTCTTCGGGCTGccggcccccacccccttcaccaacgccgtgcagctgctgctgaccctcaag ATGGTGAGCCTGGCCAATGAGGTGCAGGAGATCAGCCAGGCCAAGAAGCAGGACGTGACCTCCTTCACCAAGGTCCCCGCCCTTGGGCTGATCCCCAGCGTGCCGGGGCTGGGCCCGACCCTCTGCTACGGTTACTGCTACGTGGGGCTCATGACAG GCCCCTTCTACCGCTACAGGACCTACCTGGACTGGCTGCAGCAGCCGGACTCCCAGGCCATCCCCAgctggcgccccctgctggcgcGGGCCCGGCTGGTCCCGGTctacgggctgctcttcctggggGCCGCGTGGCTCTTCCCGCTGGACTACGTGCGGAGCGAGGCCTTCGACGCCCGGGCGCTGCCCTTCCGCCTCTTCTACATGGTGCCCATCTTCTTCGTCTTCCGCATGCGCTTCTACGTGGCCTGGCTCTGCGCAGAGTGCGGCTGCATCGCGGCTGCCTTTGGGGCCTACCCCACGGCCGCCCGCTCCCGCCCCGGCGGGGGCCCCACCGCCCACTGCCCCAG cacggaggagggggctccaggggcgGCGCCCCCTGAGTACGACTACGAGACCATCAAGAACATCGACCCGTACGGCACCGACTTCTGCGTGCGGGTGCGGGACGGCATGCGGTACTGGAACATGACCGTGCAGTGGTGGCTGGCCCAATACATCTACAAGAACGCCCCCTTCCGCTCCTACGTCATGAG gagcGGCTGGACCATGCTGATTTCGGCCTATTGGCACGGCCTGCACCCCGGCTACTACCTCAGCTTCCTGACCATCCCGCTGTGCCTGGCGGCCGAGGGGGCGCTGGAGGCCGGGCTGCGGGGGCGCCGGGGGGCGgcgccggagccggagccggagcgcTCGGGGGGCGCCTGGCTGCACTGGTTCCTCAAGATGCGGGCCTACGACTACATGTGCATGGGCTTCGTTCTGCGGGAGCTGGGCCCCACCCTGCGCTACTGGTGGGCCGTCTACTTCTGCGTCCACCTCGGGGCCctgggcctgctgctgctgggccgcgccctgccccgctctgccccccgcGCCGCCGAGGGGCCGCGCCGAGCGGGgccgctggggggcggggaataG